In Phreatobacter stygius, a genomic segment contains:
- a CDS encoding ABC transporter substrate-binding protein: MASKAFNRRHFLGGAAAVLAAPSVGLAQGANVLKFVPQTDVAVLDPVWTTTYPTRDHGFLVFDTLFGMDGQYRMSPQMLDGALTGDDGKLWTLTLRDGLKFHDGSRVLARDCVASIRRWGARDAFGQALMAATDDLSAPDDKTIRFRLKYPFPLLPDALGKSSPSMCAIMPERLAQTAPTERITEMVGSGPYKFLVADRVPGALMAYQRFADYVPRASGTPDWSAGPKVAHFERVEWRIMPDANTVLGAIRNGEIDWWYTPDADLLPAVRRLRDVTTKVIDPTGWISTMRLNHLVPPFDNPALRRAVLSFVSQSEFMQAQTNEPELWKDGVGIFCPGTPLANDAGMEALTKPRDIGAAKEAIAAAGYKGEKVVVLGASDIAASRALSDIGADLLKKMGFNVDYQLSDWGTLVQRRAKTEPVEQGGWNVYHTFWSGTDMFTPAGHAFLRANGRSAGPGWPTIPGLETLRDDWFKAPDLAAQKEIARRIQTLAFQDVPYVPLGQRFFPTSYRNNLTGVLNGNPVFWNVRRG, from the coding sequence ATGGCCAGCAAAGCTTTCAACCGCCGTCATTTCCTGGGGGGCGCGGCGGCCGTCCTCGCCGCCCCGTCGGTTGGTCTGGCCCAGGGCGCCAATGTCCTGAAATTCGTGCCGCAGACCGATGTCGCGGTGCTCGATCCGGTCTGGACCACGACCTATCCGACCCGCGACCACGGTTTCCTGGTGTTCGACACGCTGTTCGGCATGGACGGCCAGTATCGCATGTCGCCGCAGATGCTGGACGGGGCGCTGACCGGCGACGACGGCAAGCTGTGGACGCTGACGCTGCGCGACGGTTTGAAGTTCCATGACGGGTCGAGGGTGCTGGCGCGTGACTGCGTGGCCAGCATCAGGCGCTGGGGCGCCCGCGACGCCTTCGGCCAGGCGCTGATGGCGGCGACCGACGACCTGTCGGCGCCCGACGACAAGACCATCCGCTTCCGGCTGAAATATCCGTTTCCCCTGCTGCCCGACGCGCTCGGCAAGTCGTCGCCCAGCATGTGCGCGATCATGCCGGAGCGGCTGGCCCAGACCGCGCCGACCGAGCGCATCACCGAAATGGTCGGCTCCGGCCCGTACAAGTTCCTGGTCGCCGATCGCGTGCCCGGCGCGCTGATGGCCTATCAGCGTTTCGCCGACTACGTGCCGCGCGCCAGCGGCACGCCGGACTGGTCGGCGGGCCCGAAGGTGGCCCATTTCGAACGGGTCGAATGGCGCATCATGCCGGATGCCAACACCGTGCTCGGGGCCATCCGCAACGGCGAGATCGACTGGTGGTACACGCCGGACGCCGATCTTCTGCCGGCGGTCAGGCGGCTGCGCGACGTGACCACCAAGGTCATCGACCCGACCGGCTGGATCTCGACCATGCGGCTCAACCATCTGGTGCCGCCGTTCGACAATCCGGCGCTACGCCGGGCGGTGCTGAGCTTCGTCTCGCAATCCGAATTCATGCAGGCGCAGACCAACGAACCCGAACTCTGGAAGGACGGCGTCGGCATTTTCTGCCCTGGCACGCCGCTCGCCAATGACGCCGGCATGGAGGCGCTGACCAAGCCGCGCGACATCGGCGCCGCCAAGGAGGCCATCGCGGCCGCCGGCTACAAGGGCGAGAAAGTCGTCGTGCTCGGCGCTTCCGATATCGCGGCCTCGCGGGCGCTGTCGGATATTGGCGCGGACCTCTTGAAGAAGATGGGCTTCAACGTCGACTACCAGCTGAGCGACTGGGGCACGCTGGTCCAGCGCCGCGCCAAGACCGAGCCGGTCGAGCAGGGCGGCTGGAACGTCTATCACACGTTCTGGAGCGGCACCGACATGTTCACCCCGGCAGGCCACGCCTTCCTGCGCGCCAATGGCCGCTCGGCAGGTCCTGGCTGGCCGACCATTCCGGGCCTCGAAACGCTGCGCGACGACTGGTTCAAGGCCCCGGACCTCGCCGCGCAGAAGGAGATCGCGCGACGGATCCAGACGCTGGCCTTCCAGGACGTGCCTTATGTGCCGCTCGGCCAGCGCTTCTTCCCGACATCCTATCGCAACAATCTGACCGGCGTGCTGAACGGCAATCCGGTGTTCTGGAACGTCAGGCGCGGCTGA
- a CDS encoding methyl-accepting chemotaxis protein gives MMKFRIGTKLMALSALGVLLVGGLILNQRISDSGTAVMQAAADKQQSLAIAALAIDGNIRRSALAERDVRLSRSVEEFDVAVQKLEAALTESQAGIDTTLAAADTAESREAFTGLKTAFGTYVAAVRDMLVLQKENLAQIALRNQGTATWQRTYDRLLASPAFTAMTESSEAEIDLRAANAAFDAARAASWRFIATGEVAQQMAMTRASLRIVASAREARNRASVPPVVEAVDALIAAANHFITHTKAATTAEDAKTKIIVERMVPAGIAATELVAKTVGVLQQSAAEAQQQAEAQVAQAAAVGLGLGLFVVFVLVGSAVFSSLGVIKPINGMTGAMETLAEGDTSVEVPGVGRVDEIGRMASAVQVFKDNALAKQALEQEQDAAKARSEADKSAMMTAMADSFEAAVGGIVTAVSSAATQLQSAAQTMSAAAEETSNQSVVVANASEEASTNVQSVSAATDQLSGSVEEISRQVSNSARIAAEAEASASATTAKVERLAQAATKIGAIVELISSIAGQTNLLALNATIEAARAGEAGRGFAVVAAEVKNLAEQTAKATSEIGAQITEIQTSTSESASAIAEIAGIVQRLNAIASGIAAAVEEQGAATREIARNVQQAAHGTQEVSSNIAGVTRAAEESSAASTEVLGSAGELSRQSEILRGEVDKFLANVRAA, from the coding sequence ATGATGAAATTCCGCATTGGTACCAAGCTGATGGCCTTGTCGGCCTTGGGCGTGCTTCTGGTCGGCGGCCTGATCCTGAACCAGCGGATCAGCGACAGTGGCACCGCGGTCATGCAGGCGGCCGCCGACAAGCAACAGTCGCTCGCCATCGCGGCGCTGGCCATCGACGGCAATATCCGGCGCTCGGCACTGGCCGAGCGGGATGTCCGGCTGAGCCGTTCGGTCGAGGAATTCGACGTCGCGGTGCAGAAACTCGAGGCCGCGCTGACCGAAAGCCAGGCCGGCATCGACACGACGCTTGCCGCCGCCGACACCGCCGAGAGCCGCGAGGCCTTCACCGGACTGAAGACCGCGTTCGGCACCTATGTCGCGGCGGTGCGCGACATGCTGGTGCTGCAAAAGGAAAATCTCGCCCAGATCGCGCTGCGCAACCAGGGCACGGCAACCTGGCAGCGGACCTATGACAGGCTCCTGGCCTCGCCCGCCTTCACCGCGATGACCGAGAGTTCGGAAGCGGAAATCGACCTGCGCGCGGCGAACGCAGCCTTCGATGCGGCGCGGGCGGCATCCTGGCGCTTCATCGCGACCGGCGAGGTGGCGCAGCAGATGGCCATGACGCGCGCTTCGCTGCGCATCGTCGCGTCGGCGCGCGAGGCCCGCAACCGGGCGAGCGTGCCCCCGGTCGTCGAAGCGGTCGACGCCCTGATCGCCGCCGCCAACCATTTCATCACCCATACCAAGGCCGCGACCACCGCGGAGGATGCCAAGACCAAGATCATCGTCGAGCGGATGGTGCCGGCCGGCATCGCGGCGACCGAGCTCGTCGCCAAGACGGTCGGGGTTCTGCAGCAATCGGCGGCGGAAGCCCAACAGCAGGCCGAGGCGCAGGTGGCCCAGGCCGCGGCGGTCGGCCTCGGCCTCGGGCTGTTCGTGGTCTTCGTGCTCGTCGGCTCCGCGGTGTTTTCGTCGCTCGGGGTGATCAAGCCGATCAACGGCATGACCGGTGCCATGGAGACGCTGGCCGAAGGCGACACCTCGGTCGAGGTGCCGGGCGTCGGCCGGGTCGACGAGATCGGCCGCATGGCCTCGGCGGTGCAGGTGTTCAAGGACAATGCGCTCGCCAAACAGGCGCTCGAGCAGGAGCAGGACGCCGCCAAGGCGCGTAGCGAAGCGGACAAGTCGGCGATGATGACCGCCATGGCCGATAGTTTCGAAGCGGCGGTGGGCGGCATCGTCACGGCGGTCTCGTCGGCGGCGACGCAGTTGCAGTCGGCGGCGCAGACCATGTCGGCCGCGGCGGAAGAAACCTCCAATCAGTCGGTGGTCGTGGCGAATGCCTCGGAAGAAGCCTCCACCAACGTTCAATCGGTGTCGGCGGCGACCGATCAATTGTCCGGCTCGGTCGAGGAGATCAGCCGGCAGGTGTCGAATTCGGCGCGCATCGCGGCGGAGGCCGAGGCGAGCGCCAGCGCGACCACCGCCAAGGTCGAGCGGCTGGCGCAGGCGGCGACCAAGATCGGCGCCATCGTCGAACTGATCAGCAGCATTGCCGGCCAGACCAATCTTCTGGCGCTGAATGCCACCATCGAGGCGGCGCGCGCGGGCGAGGCCGGCCGCGGCTTCGCGGTGGTCGCGGCCGAGGTCAAGAACCTGGCCGAGCAGACCGCCAAGGCGACCAGCGAGATCGGTGCCCAGATCACCGAGATCCAGACCTCGACCAGCGAGTCCGCCTCGGCGATCGCCGAGATCGCCGGCATCGTCCAGCGGCTGAACGCGATTGCCTCGGGCATCGCCGCGGCGGTCGAGGAACAGGGCGCGGCGACCCGGGAGATCGCCCGCAACGTCCAGCAGGCGGCCCATGGCACGCAGGAGGTCTCGTCCAACATCGCCGGCGTGACGCGGGCTGCCGAGGAGTCGAGCGCAGCGTCGACCGAGGTGCTCGGATCGGCCGGCGAACTCTCCCGGCAGAGCGAGATCCTGCGCGGCGAGGTCGACAAGTTCCTGGCCAACGTGCGCGCCGCCTGA
- a CDS encoding DUF2189 domain-containing protein, with product MPSHLLFLCLIYPIAGLYLGRLAVGFDVLPMLFPLAAGFALIGPFAAIGLYEISRRREQGLDTSWRHAFDVLHSPSRAAIAELGGVLMVLFLCWLGVALILYRSMFGDDVPRDPIDFFREIFTSRAGWTLILVGNAIGFVFAVVTLMIGVVSFPLLLDRNVDATTAIKTSLQAVKANPATMALWGLIVAALLVLGSIPALVGLAIVMPVLGHATWHLYRKLIER from the coding sequence ATGCCCAGCCATCTCCTGTTCCTTTGCCTGATCTATCCGATCGCCGGTCTCTATCTTGGCCGGCTCGCCGTCGGTTTCGACGTGCTGCCGATGCTGTTTCCGCTGGCCGCGGGTTTCGCCTTGATCGGGCCCTTCGCGGCGATCGGGCTCTATGAGATCAGCCGGCGGCGCGAGCAGGGGCTCGACACCTCCTGGCGCCATGCCTTCGACGTGCTGCATTCGCCCTCGCGCGCGGCCATCGCCGAACTCGGCGGCGTGCTGATGGTGCTGTTCCTGTGCTGGCTCGGGGTGGCGCTGATCCTCTATCGCAGCATGTTCGGCGACGACGTGCCGCGCGATCCGATCGATTTCTTCCGCGAGATCTTCACCAGCCGGGCCGGCTGGACGCTGATTCTCGTCGGCAATGCCATTGGCTTCGTCTTTGCCGTGGTCACCTTGATGATCGGCGTGGTCTCGTTCCCGCTGCTGCTCGACCGCAATGTCGACGCCACGACGGCGATCAAGACCTCGCTCCAGGCGGTCAAGGCCAATCCGGCCACCATGGCGTTGTGGGGCCTGATCGTCGCCGCCCTCCTGGTGCTGGGCTCGATCCCGGCGCTGGTCGGGCTTGCCATCGTCATGCCGGTGCTGGGCCACGCGACCTGGCATCTCTATCGCAAGCTGATCGAGCGTTAA
- a CDS encoding FMN-dependent NADH-azoreductase: MKLLHIDSGILGDYSVSRRLTAALVERLKTEHPGLEVTYRDLAADPIAHLSGAYLSAQSADPSQHGADLQKDLAAGGRALEEFLAADIVVVGAPMYNFAIPSQLKAWLDRVAVSGKTFRYTEKGPEGLAGAKKIIVASSRGGIYSAGSPAAGLDHQENYLRTIFGFFGVTDLEFVRAEGVNISPEKKQEAITAAEREIAERPIALPKAA; encoded by the coding sequence ATGAAACTCCTGCACATCGATTCCGGCATTCTCGGCGACTATTCCGTGTCGCGCCGCCTGACGGCGGCGCTGGTCGAGCGCCTCAAGACCGAACATCCCGGCCTCGAGGTCACCTATCGCGATCTCGCCGCCGATCCGATCGCTCACCTGTCGGGCGCCTATCTGTCGGCCCAGTCCGCCGACCCGAGCCAGCACGGCGCCGACCTGCAGAAGGACCTGGCGGCCGGCGGCCGCGCGCTCGAGGAGTTCCTCGCCGCCGACATCGTCGTGGTCGGCGCGCCCATGTACAACTTCGCCATTCCCTCGCAATTGAAGGCCTGGCTGGACCGCGTCGCCGTCTCCGGCAAGACCTTCCGCTATACCGAAAAGGGCCCCGAGGGCCTCGCCGGCGCCAAGAAGATCATCGTCGCCTCGTCGCGCGGCGGCATCTACAGCGCCGGCTCGCCGGCCGCTGGCCTGGATCACCAGGAGAACTATCTGCGCACGATCTTCGGCTTCTTCGGCGTCACCGACCTCGAATTCGTCCGCGCCGAGGGCGTCAATATCAGCCCGGAGAAGAAGCAGGAGGCGATCACCGCCGCCGAGCGCGAGATCGCCGAGCGCCCGATCGCGCTGCCGAAAGCCGCCTGA
- a CDS encoding LysR family transcriptional regulator, with amino-acid sequence MQDLNDLYLFAAVVQHKGFSPAGRALDIPKSKLSKHVARLEQRLGVRLIERSTRRFRVTDIGQEFYQQCQSVLAGVEVAEALVAKARAEPRGIVRLACPPDIAQSLMARILPAFLKRFAEVKVQMLVANRPVDLIEERVDVALRVRTRLDTDPNLTMRILGQSRQVLVASPDFIARHGGHIGVETLGLVPTLSSTEQFVQDTWHLTDPDGRKVEVAHEPRLSGSSFAMLKQAAIEGLGVALLPEQVADDAIDAGALVLVLPGWTAPMGTIHLVFTTRQGLLPAVRALIDHIVKEYPRMMKECTEALRAVP; translated from the coding sequence GTGCAAGACCTGAACGACCTCTATCTGTTTGCCGCGGTTGTCCAGCACAAGGGCTTTTCGCCGGCCGGCCGGGCGCTCGACATCCCCAAATCCAAATTGAGCAAACATGTCGCCAGGCTCGAGCAGCGCCTTGGCGTCAGGCTGATCGAGCGCTCGACACGGCGGTTCCGGGTGACCGATATCGGCCAGGAATTCTACCAGCAATGCCAGTCGGTGCTGGCTGGCGTCGAGGTTGCCGAGGCGCTGGTCGCCAAGGCCCGCGCCGAGCCGCGCGGCATCGTCCGGCTGGCTTGCCCGCCCGATATCGCGCAGAGCCTGATGGCGCGGATCCTGCCGGCCTTCCTGAAACGCTTTGCCGAGGTCAAGGTGCAGATGCTGGTCGCCAACCGGCCGGTCGACCTGATCGAAGAGCGCGTCGACGTCGCCTTGAGGGTCAGAACCCGGCTCGACACCGATCCGAACCTGACCATGCGGATCCTCGGCCAGAGCCGGCAGGTGCTGGTGGCAAGCCCTGATTTCATCGCCCGCCATGGCGGCCATATCGGCGTCGAGACGCTTGGCCTGGTGCCGACGCTGTCGTCCACCGAACAGTTCGTCCAGGACACCTGGCACCTGACCGATCCGGACGGGCGCAAGGTCGAGGTCGCCCATGAACCGCGGCTGAGCGGCAGCAGCTTCGCCATGTTGAAACAGGCGGCGATCGAGGGGCTGGGCGTCGCGCTGCTGCCCGAGCAGGTGGCCGATGACGCGATCGACGCCGGCGCGCTGGTCCTGGTCCTGCCCGGCTGGACCGCGCCGATGGGTACGATCCACCTGGTCTTCACCACACGGCAGGGCCTGCTGCCGGCGGTGCGGGCGCTGATCGATCACATCGTCAAGGAGTATCCGCGCATGATGAAAGAATGCACGGAGGCGCTGCGCGCGGTTCCGTGA
- a CDS encoding DUF1800 domain-containing protein, whose amino-acid sequence MAIPRLDPARLALSRFGLGISVGQSQADLNAIGRDPRGALIADLTAPDRPLTGELKTSDQAGQVQRAAQAERQQARAAAAEIARPAGSGPAAPAAAEMPAPSRPPAAPTPMEQVIRAEFAARYLRACEPGLGLRERLVWFWSNHFCISMDKGGLVRAMAGAYEREVIRRHVTGDFAAMLMASARHPAMLLYLDNGRSIGPNSPAGKRQGRGLNENLAREILELHTLGVRTGYGQDDVTAFAAVLTGWTMGNPGDPDALPFRFRFNPRSHEPGPKTVLGKAYPEGEQGGLQLLADLARSPATARHVATKLVRHFISDTPPASLVARLETAFLATGGNLNATTRALIEAPEAFEAPATKLRRPFEWVVALHRGLGLAPEPQRFQRALTVLGQPTWRVPSPQGFSEDSAPWMDGLVQRVDIAHLFVRSAQISGSPVPIADLLLGPRMSEATREAIRRAETPQQGLTIALMSPEFLRR is encoded by the coding sequence ATGGCGATACCGCGTCTCGATCCCGCCCGCCTGGCCCTGTCGCGTTTCGGCCTCGGCATTTCCGTGGGCCAGAGCCAGGCCGATCTGAATGCCATTGGCCGCGATCCGCGCGGCGCGCTGATCGCCGATCTGACCGCGCCGGACCGGCCGCTCACCGGCGAGCTCAAGACCTCCGACCAAGCCGGTCAGGTTCAGCGCGCCGCCCAGGCCGAACGCCAGCAAGCCCGCGCTGCCGCGGCCGAGATCGCCCGTCCGGCCGGGTCCGGCCCGGCGGCTCCCGCCGCGGCCGAGATGCCGGCGCCGTCCCGCCCGCCGGCAGCGCCTACGCCGATGGAACAGGTGATCCGGGCCGAATTCGCCGCGCGTTATCTCAGGGCCTGCGAACCCGGCCTCGGCCTGCGCGAGCGGCTGGTCTGGTTCTGGTCGAACCATTTCTGCATTTCGATGGACAAGGGCGGCCTGGTCCGCGCCATGGCCGGCGCCTATGAGCGCGAGGTCATCCGCCGTCACGTGACCGGCGATTTCGCCGCCATGCTGATGGCCTCGGCACGCCATCCGGCCATGTTGCTCTATCTCGACAATGGCCGTTCGATCGGTCCCAATTCGCCCGCCGGCAAGCGGCAGGGCCGCGGCCTGAACGAGAACCTGGCGCGCGAGATCCTGGAACTGCACACGCTCGGCGTGCGCACCGGCTACGGCCAGGACGACGTCACCGCTTTCGCCGCCGTGCTGACCGGCTGGACCATGGGCAATCCGGGCGACCCCGACGCCTTGCCGTTCCGCTTCCGCTTCAATCCGCGCAGCCACGAGCCGGGCCCGAAGACGGTGCTCGGCAAGGCCTATCCGGAGGGCGAGCAGGGTGGCCTGCAATTGCTCGCCGACCTCGCGCGGAGCCCGGCGACGGCCCGCCATGTGGCGACCAAGCTCGTCCGCCATTTCATCAGTGACACCCCGCCGGCCAGCCTCGTCGCCAGGCTCGAAACGGCCTTCCTGGCGACCGGCGGCAACCTCAATGCCACCACCCGCGCCTTGATCGAGGCGCCCGAGGCCTTCGAGGCGCCCGCCACCAAGCTGCGCCGGCCGTTCGAATGGGTCGTGGCGCTGCATCGCGGCCTTGGCCTCGCGCCCGAGCCGCAGCGGTTCCAGCGCGCCTTGACCGTGCTCGGCCAGCCGACCTGGCGCGTGCCCTCGCCCCAGGGCTTTTCCGAGGACAGCGCGCCCTGGATGGATGGCCTGGTCCAGCGCGTCGACATTGCCCATCTGTTCGTCCGCTCAGCCCAGATCAGCGGCTCGCCGGTGCCGATCGCCGATCTCCTGCTCGGTCCCCGCATGAGCGAGGCGACCCGCGAGGCGATCCGGCGGGCCGAGACGCCGCAGCAAGGGCTGACCATTGCACTCATGTCGCCCGAATTCTTGCGGAGGTGA
- a CDS encoding molybdenum cofactor biosynthesis protein MoaE, with product MAVRVQRDDFDQGAEVRRLTAGRSDVGAVVTFAGLCRGTTGSETIGAMTLETYEAMALAELSRIEAEARARWPLQDVLIIHRHGRMEPGDNIVLVVTLSVHREAAFQAAEFLMDYLKTRAPFWKFEEKGEGAGWVAAKDEDDSAAERWTAG from the coding sequence ATGGCCGTCAGGGTCCAGCGCGATGATTTCGACCAGGGCGCGGAGGTCAGGCGGCTGACCGCCGGGCGCAGCGACGTCGGCGCCGTCGTCACCTTTGCCGGCCTGTGCCGGGGCACGACCGGCAGCGAGACCATTGGCGCGATGACGCTCGAGACCTATGAGGCCATGGCGCTCGCCGAGCTGTCGCGGATCGAGGCGGAGGCGCGCGCCCGCTGGCCGCTGCAGGACGTGCTGATCATTCATCGGCACGGCCGGATGGAGCCGGGCGACAATATCGTGCTGGTGGTGACGCTCTCGGTGCATCGTGAGGCGGCCTTTCAGGCGGCTGAATTCCTGATGGATTATCTCAAGACCCGGGCGCCGTTCTGGAAGTTCGAGGAAAAGGGCGAGGGTGCCGGTTGGGTTGCCGCCAAGGACGAGGACGACAGCGCGGCGGAGCGCTGGACGGCCGGTTGA